The following are from one region of the Methanospirillum hungatei genome:
- a CDS encoding ABC transporter ATP-binding protein: MMNVISVRDLFRVYRLGTVDVHALNGLSIDIEKGEFVGIMGPSGSGKSTLLYQISLLDRPSSGFISVQGTDVGRLSDRQRTKFRLKHFGYVFQDYALVPELTTEENVSLLPMALGKSDEECHEMSVDILDVVGLKERLSHLPRELSGGEQQRVAIARAMVNQPDIIFADEPCANLDSVNSKRILDLFKQLNQENGQTIVMISHEDEDIEYFDRVIQIFDGKNVEN; encoded by the coding sequence ATGATGAATGTTATCTCAGTTCGGGATTTATTCCGGGTTTATCGCCTTGGCACGGTCGATGTTCATGCACTGAATGGTCTTTCAATTGACATCGAGAAAGGGGAATTTGTCGGGATCATGGGGCCATCTGGGAGTGGAAAATCAACGCTTCTGTATCAGATCAGTCTGCTTGATAGACCATCATCCGGGTTTATCTCGGTCCAGGGAACAGATGTTGGAAGATTATCTGACCGGCAGCGGACAAAGTTCAGACTGAAACATTTTGGATATGTGTTTCAGGATTATGCTCTTGTGCCCGAGCTGACAACTGAAGAGAATGTTTCACTCCTCCCAATGGCACTTGGAAAATCTGATGAAGAATGCCATGAAATGAGTGTTGATATCCTGGATGTTGTGGGTCTGAAAGAAAGATTGTCTCATTTACCACGGGAGTTATCTGGTGGGGAGCAGCAGCGGGTTGCTATTGCCAGGGCCATGGTAAATCAACCGGATATAATCTTTGCTGATGAACCATGTGCAAATCTGGATAGTGTCAACTCCAAACGAATTCTTGATCTTTTCAAACAACTAAACCAGGAAAACGGACAGACCATTGTGATGATATCACATGAAGATGAAGATATTGAGTATTTTGACCGGGTGATTCAGATATTTGACGGGAAGAATGTTGAGAACTAG
- a CDS encoding ABC transporter permease encodes MLTDVKISFFLATRILKRSSKAGTLLTIFIIALVFTNMIFLSSVIGGSIELMNQQTVDYYISNIIIKPKDDNRFIDNSLGLVSKVNRIPGVYHASARYEMGASLVHKSNEIALPVSVFNPDDERMVTKIHEMMKEGQFLTREDRGQILIGNYVAGNKDESKDFFESLGGVKTGDSIKVNYVNGVSRDYRIKGIFQTKSYQTDYMVFVSWNEIEDVLGYPLDKSVEILVKTEPGTREDRVKKTMMSFGIKEDVKTWKEQAGGLFDESIESFQIINNITLLVSLIIAIVVLFIVIMIKTLHNRREIGVLKAIGIDEDIIIQSYVLQTLIIGIIGIVIGFCIIQTLILYFSVYPIEFPDGNVSLYVESGIMIESAILLLIASVIAGYFPAMRIAKEDILTAMRG; translated from the coding sequence ATGCTTACCGACGTAAAAATCTCATTTTTTCTCGCAACCCGGATACTGAAACGGTCAAGTAAGGCTGGAACACTCCTCACCATCTTCATCATTGCCCTGGTCTTCACCAATATGATATTCCTCTCCTCTGTGATTGGAGGATCAATCGAACTGATGAACCAGCAGACTGTGGATTACTATATCTCCAATATCATCATCAAACCAAAGGATGATAACCGGTTTATCGATAACAGTTTAGGGCTTGTATCAAAGGTGAACCGTATTCCCGGAGTATACCATGCTTCTGCCAGGTATGAAATGGGAGCCTCGCTCGTTCATAAATCAAATGAGATTGCTCTTCCTGTTAGTGTTTTTAATCCAGATGATGAACGGATGGTGACGAAAATCCATGAGATGATGAAAGAGGGTCAGTTCCTGACAAGAGAAGACCGGGGGCAGATCTTAATCGGGAATTATGTTGCCGGAAATAAGGATGAGAGTAAGGATTTTTTTGAGTCTTTAGGAGGGGTAAAGACCGGAGATTCTATCAAAGTCAATTATGTGAACGGGGTAAGCAGAGATTACCGGATAAAGGGAATATTTCAGACAAAATCCTATCAGACAGATTACATGGTCTTTGTCTCTTGGAATGAGATTGAAGATGTCCTTGGATATCCTCTTGACAAATCGGTTGAGATCCTGGTCAAAACTGAACCTGGAACACGTGAAGATCGTGTGAAAAAAACCATGATGTCATTCGGAATCAAAGAGGATGTTAAGACATGGAAAGAACAGGCTGGAGGTCTTTTTGATGAGTCTATTGAGAGTTTTCAGATAATCAATAATATTACTCTGTTAGTCAGTCTTATTATTGCAATTGTTGTTTTGTTCATCGTGATAATGATTAAAACCCTGCATAACCGGAGAGAGATTGGGGTTTTAAAGGCAATCGGAATTGATGAGGATATTATTATTCAAAGTTATGTGCTTCAAACACTCATTATTGGTATTATCGGAATAGTAATTGGATTTTGTATCATACAGACCCTGATTCTTTATTTTTCAGTATACCCGATAGAATTTCCTGATGGAAATGTTTCTCTTTATGTAGAGTCAGGAATTATGATTGAAAGTGCCATATTACTCCTGATTGCATCTGTAATTGCAGGTTATTTCCCTGCGATGAGGATTGCGAAGGAAGACATCCTGACGGCTATGAGGGGCTGA